The Desulfuromonadales bacterium region ATGGGATGCAGGTGCGGGCCCCCAGGTCGATGACGGCCGGCTTGCCAGCCGCCAGTGCACGGTCGACATCGGCAGAGGTCGCAGAGGGAAGTTCCGCCCAGGCGACGGTGGTGCTCAGCAGCAGGGTGAGAAGAACGAGCGACCGCTTCACAGCCACCCCCGAATCTCTTCCGCCGAGGGAGCCTTGCCGGAGACCTTGACCACGCCGTCGATCACCAGCGCCGGGGTGCTCATCACCCCGTACTTCATGATGGACGGGATGTCCTGCACCTTGACCACCTCAGCCTCCCTGCCAGCCTGGGCGAG contains the following coding sequences:
- a CDS encoding thioredoxin family protein, with product MKYGVMSTPALVIDGVVKVSGKAPSAEEIRGWL